CGCCTCCGGCTGCCCCGCCTCGCACCCGCCGACCACGACCTGCTCTGGCAACGCCTGTACGCCCGCTGAACAACCCGCTTGCACCAGCCGGGAACAGCCGCCAACTCCCCCTGCCTACAGGCGCGCCGACCACACTGCGCAAAAGCTGGCATGACGCTCAGCTCACTGCGCAGAGCAACACGGCCAGCTCAACCCACGTATCGCCCATCGCCAACGCCTCGGCCCGGCGTAATCCTCCCCTGGAATACAGACGTACCACTCAGTACAGCTGAGCAACAGCAGGTCACAACCAAGATCAATTAGCCTGCACGACAGGTACGCCACAAAATCTGTACGGCGGCGGGCTGGCGGTACTGGGTGCTCGGGCCTGTCGATTCGGTCTACCGGCGCAATATGACCTGGCTGGCCGGATACCGGCACCCGCGGCACCACGGTGGTCAGTTGCTGGCTGCGGCACTGCAGGAGGCGTTCGCCGAGCCCGCGCCGCTGTGGGAGGGCGTACGCAGGATCGGGGATCCGCTGGTAGTGCTTCCCGCGCTGTTCCATGCCCTATGGGCGGGACGGCTGGCGGCGGACCTGGGGGCGGCGATGCATGAGCGGATGCCGGTGTGGGCGCAGGCGGCAAAGTGAGGGCGGGCAGCGGGATGCCGGGCAGGCCGGTGGTGGAGCTGGGGTGCCAGGTGCGGTTGGGGGGGACGTACCTGGACGGTGGCGGCCCTTACTGACGGTCAGGTGCGGCTGGTCGCCGAGGACGGTGAGGTAGCGGCCGGTTTTGCTGTCGCTGCTGTTCGCCGATGCGGGGTTCAAAGTCCTGGATGCGCCGGGAGTGTCCGGGGTGCCGCCGCTGGGCTGGCTGGAGTCCTTGCCCGAGGCGGTGCGGGAACGGGCGCTTGTCTGGGAGCGGCATGTGCGGGAGGTGGAGACGGGGCGGCCGGGCGGGTCCGGTGCGGCAGGTCCGCCGCGGGCGGAGTATGACCCGCAGACCGGACGCTGGCGCAGCGGGAGGAGGCGAAGGCGGCGGAGCTGTCGGCGGCGGGGATGTCGACCAGCGCGGTGACAGTGCGGCGGATGCGGGCCCGTTACCGCTGGGAAGGGGTGTGGGGGCTGGTGGACCACCGGGCCATCCGGCCGCGGTCCGTCCTGGGGCGTGCGGATGAGCGGGTGGTGGCCGCCCTTCGAGAGGTGCTGGAGGCCGGGCGGGAGCGCACATACGCGGCGGACCTCGGCATCACCGACGAGTCGCTGAGGACGTGGGTCCGCAAGGAAAACGAGTCCCAGGCACTGACCGAGCGCCGCGAGGCCGGCGGGAGTCCGGCTGAGGAACTGGTCCGGTTGCGGGCGCAGAACGCCCGGCTACTGGCGGAGACGGAGTGGCAGCTGGAGCGTGAGATCCTGCGCCGGGCAGCCGCCTATTTCGCTCGGTGGGTGAAGTGAGCCCCCGCCGCTGGGACTTCGTCTCCAAGAACCGCGCCGCCTTCAGCGTGAAGCGGATCTGTCGGGTCCTGGGCGTCTCCCGCTCCGGCTACTACCAGCACCGGGCCACGGCAGACGCCCGCGCCGAACCGGCCGTCGAGGAGGAGCGAACGGTGTCGGAGATCCGACAGTCGCCGATCCGGCAGTGGACCGAATACCCGGCCAAGGCCCCGTGACAAGCCGGTGGATTGCCAAACCGTCGAGTCAGGCCACGCGGAGAGCTGGGCCGGGCACCGGTCCGTGAGCCTGACCGCCCCGGACCTACTCAGGCGACGTCGGTCGATGGCCCCTTTCTGCTCGCTCTCCGGAAGAAGTCGATGACAAGATGGTAATCGACCACGGGCACTGTGATCCGCTCACGCAACCGGCTGGCGATGCTCGCCATTTCTCCGCATTCCAGCACCACCGCACCAACACGATGCGAAGCCATGAATTCGGCGACGACCCCCTCGATCTGCCTCAGGATGGCAGCGTCGTCGAACGCCTCTGCTCGTTCGATCACGGCGCGGCGGAACGGCCCGGGGCCCTCGAGCCCCGCAACGAGAAGGCGGCCGGCATCCTCCTCGGCGACGCCGGGCACGTCGGCAGCCGAAGCGAGTCGTGAGTCGGCGTATACCAGCAGGATGGAACGGTCCGGGGCGATCGCCGCAAGAAGAGTCGGCACCGCCAGCAATGGCGAGGACACGACCACCGGTTCACTCGCGGCGGCGAGCTCGCTCTGGTAGCGCGACATGTATCCGATGGTCAGTGCCACGACCTGGGGCAGCGGCTCGCACTCGCCGGCAACCGGAAGCCGATCGAGCGTGCGGTGCAGCAGCGGGTGCTGCGAGTCGGCGAGGTCGGCGAACAGATCCGCAGTTGCGATGTCGTCGAGTGCGGCCTCGTGAACCGATGGGTCAGCGGCTGAACCCGCTACGAAGGGCGCGTCCCGCGGCGCGATGACGAGCACCTCGGCGGGGGTGCTTCGCTTTTCAGACACGGGAGGCCTCCCTGCGGCCGAGCAAGATCACCGCTGTGACGCCGAGTCCCACGGTCACCAGAAGGTAGGCGCTCAAAGCGAACGGTGAGTCGAACCTGCCGGCAATCGCCGTGGCGATGAGCGGCGCCGGTCCGCCCCCGATGATCCCGGCGAGGTTGAAGGCCAGGGAACTACCTGAGTAACGCACCTGCGCAGGGAACAGTCCGGTGATCAATGAAGCCTCGCTGGCGAACATCGCCGCGTAGGGCACGAGAGACACCAGGATCACCGGAGCCGCTGCGGCTGGGTTCCCACTCTTGATGGCCGCGAAGTAGACGACGCAGATGACGGCCATGCCCGCGGCGCCGACCAGGTACACCCGGCGGGGGCCGAAAGCGTCGCCCAGCGCACCCATGAGCGGCGTGATGAGGGAGGAAATGATCGCCGCGCCGGCGACAAGCGCAAGCAGCAGCTCGCGGTCGAACTTGCCCACCGAGGTGCCGTACGAGAAGACGAACGTGATGAAGACGAACACGGCGGCCATTTCGCCGACCTTGAGGAACAGACCGAGCGTGATCTCCCAGGGATGCGACCGCAAGGCGCTGAGCACCGGGGCGCGGTGGACCGTTCCGGCTTCCTTGACGACGGCGAAGTCCGCTGTCTCCACGATCCCTTTCCGCATCCAGAACCCGAGGACGACAAGCACGATGCTGGCCAGGAAGGGCAGCCGCCACGCCCAGCTGACGAACGCGTCGCCCGCGACGTTTCCGACCACGAGCACCACCGTGTTGGCCATCGCGACACCGAACATGGCCGAGGCTTGGGGAAACCCGATGCGAAAGCCGCGCCGTCGCGAGTCACCCGATTCAGCGGCCATGAGCACCGCACCGCCCCACTCGCCGCCCATACCGATGCCCTGCAGGGCTCTCATCAGTACGAGAAGGACGGGTGCCCAGAATCCGATCGAGTCGTAGCCGGGGATGAGACCGACCCCGACCGTGCCGATCCCCATGAGCACCAGCGTGCTGATGAGAGCCGCCTTCCTCCCGGCCCGGTCACCGAGGTGCCCGAAGACGATCGCACCGATCGGGCGTGCCGCGAAGCCGACGAAGAAGGTCGAGAAGGTGAGCATCGTGGCGGCGAACGGGTCGCTCGACGGGAAGAACTGCGTCGGGAACACCAGTGCGGCGACCGTGCCGTACAACATGAAGTCGTACCACTCGATGATGCTGCCGACGGTGCTGGCTGCGACGGTACGCCGAAGTCTTCGTGAGTGGTCCCGGGTCTTGCTCCGGGGCGGGAGTGTGTCGGTCATCGTGCGTCCAATCGGGAGGTTCGTCGAGGATGAAGCCCCTGCTTTGCCTATTGGCAAATTAGGGGCTCGTTGTTGCTGCCCGATTGCGTAGCATTGCGACCTGGTAACACACTTATGTCACGTGGGTCAGGCCTGCACCGAGATGGCACCCTTCCCACGCGATACGCAGGCGGCCATGGACTGCCCGCGCTCCTCGTCACTCAGGCACAGGTCGCGATGCTCGATCTCCCCGTCGACCACTTCGAGCACGCAGCTGCCGCAGGCGCCGCCCTCGCACGAGTAGTCGACGGGCACGTTCTCACGCAACATGGCCTGGAGCAGCGACTCGTCCTCCGCGACATGGATCACTTGCTCCGACAGCATCAGCCGGGCTTCGAACGAGTCACCGAGCCTGTCACCGGGTGCACTCACCCGCCCCGTGAAGCTCTCGCAGCGCACTCGGTCCGGATGGAGGCGGCTGGCCGCCTCGGCCATCTCGGCCATAAGGGCCTCGGGACCGCAGCAGTACACAGTCGCGTCGTCAGCCAGCCCGGCTGTCAGTGCCGGCACGTCGAGCCGGCCACCCGCGGCCGACTCGTGCAGGATGACCTCGGCGCCCGACGCTTGCAGTACATCGAGATACGCGGCGTGCTCACGGTGCCGTACGCAGTACCGGATCTCGCTCGACGCGCCAGGCGGCAGCCCCTCCAGCAGCCCCAGAATCGCGGTCACTCCGATCCCGCCGGCGACGAACACGTGGTGCGATGCGGTGCGGTCGATCCGCATACCACTTTGCGGGTAGGACACGAACAGCAGGTCGCCGACCTCTAGTTCCTCGTGGAACAGGACGGAACCGCCGCGACCGTCATCGTCCCTACGGATGGCGATCCGGTAGCACGAGGGGTCGTCCGCGGGTCCGATGAGCGAGTAGTCGCGCCTCGTTCCGTTCCCATGCTGGATGTGGACATGGTCGCCGGGAACGAAACGCGGGAACGTCTCACGGTGGACGGGAACGACGGTGAGTTCGCGTACCCCCCGCGCCGGCCACGCATCCGCCTCAAGCCGAGCGGCCATCAACAAGCGCACGCTCATTCGGAAGCCCCGTCGATCTCTACTGGCTCGGTGGCGGGCGCCTCGATCGTGGAGTCCTCTCCTGGGCGAAGCGGTCGCACGACGTCCCCAGGACGAACGGTACCTCCGCGCAGAATCCGGCAGTTGAGCCCTGACCGGCCGAGAAGCGGCTCAAACACCTTCTTGTCGATCAGACGCTCGAGATATCGGCAGGGCACGTTGAGCCGGCCTCCGTAGACGATCGTCTCGCCGATTGCGAAGCACCTCCCGACCAGCGAGTTGAGGGGGACGCCACGGGTCACGATGTTGCGACGCAGCTCCATCCCGTCCACCGGCTCACCGATGGCCCGCGAGACCTCGTCGATCACCTCCTGCGAGATGAGCGTGAGCTGACGGTCCGGGTGCCACATATACGAGTAGTGACCGTGACCGAGCGCGTATCTGTCGTCGGCCACGCCCACGCCCGCCACCAGACGCGCCGCCGGCAGCGCGTGCATCTCCACTCCGGCGTACTCGGCAACGTAGATGGACAGGACTTCGCCGCGCCACGGCTCGTCGGCCACCTCGTCACATGTCGTCGTATCCATCGCGATGATCCTTACCGCTGCCGGGCGCCCGCCGGGTAGGTATCAGCGTTCACCCGGCTGGGTCGCACTATCATGGGCTTGCCCCATGTTTTTTTGCCAATAGGCAACATTACCATCCGAGCCAGGTCTGAGGGAGATCGATGTCGCACGCGCAGGCGGAGGATCTGGAGGAGCTCGCCGCCCGGACGATCGCGGAGCACCGCCGGAACCGCGGCCTAAGCCTGACCACTGTCGCCACGGCGAGTGGTGTGTCTCCCGCGCACCTGTCGCGTATCGAGCGAGGGGAACGCGTTCCCTCGCTCGGTGTCCTCCTCCAACTGACGCAGGCGTACAACGTGACACTGGGCGAACTCGTGGGTGAGCACCAGCCCGGTTCCCTCACCGTGCGGCACAGCGTCGCCCGCCCGCACCCACCCGCCGCGGGAGTCGCCTACCGGCCGCTGCTCACCCAGGCCGACCCAGGCATCGTCCAGATCGTCCTGGTGGACATTGCCCTTGGGACGAAGACGCCCCCTTCATCACACCCCGGCACCGAGTGCATCTTCATGCTGGAAGGAGCCGTCGAGCTCAGCATCGGCACGAAACGGTGGACGCTGAGCGCCGGCGACACCATCGACTTCGACTCCGCCGACGAGCACGTCCTGCGCAGCGTCTCCGGCGCCGCCCGGGCGATGCTCGTGATCATCTCGCCGGTCGCCGCAGCCGACGCTCCTACTGATCGATGACCGCGATCCGCGCCGCCTGACGCGGAGAGAGGCGACGCCGCCCGCATCCACGAAGGCAACCCTCTGGGTCTGGGCAAATCCCAGTCGGCCTTCCGGCTCACCACGTATGCAGACGCCGTCCAGCCTCTCGTCAACGTCTACGACGCGGCCACCGCCCTTGACCCGCCTCTTCCTGGTTGGGCTGTCCAGCGCACTCCTTCCGCGCGCGACACGCCACGGAAACCGCGTCGGCAGGGTGATGGCGGCGCTGCTGGTGCAACGCCCGTGCTGAGCCGAAGACCAGGTTCGCCGCTGACTCACCTACGTCAACGGACCGCAACCCCGGCCCAGGCTGCGTGACGAGCCACTACCCGCGACGGCTGGGGCCCGGTGCCCCGCACTTATGTCACCTGCACACCGGGCATGGCAATCCGCCCGGCCCTGCAGCGGAAGTTCAGCCGCGACGTGGACGCCGCCTTCCCGGACAACCCGACCTCCGTGGTCGCTCTCGACCCCTCACATTCAGGCGAGGTCGTCGTCATACCAGCGACGAAAGATGAGGCGGGGAGTGCGAATCTCGGTCATGGCGCCCATCCTGCCTAACGGGTGAAGGATCGGACCGACAGCCCGGGGACGTGGATCTTGGAGGGAGTAGCGTGATCAGTGGTGGTGATCTGCGCCTGCTCGGCTATGTGCGGTTCGGTCCGTGTCTGGCTCACCGAGCCCCAGGTGGACAACAGAGCGATCAGCGCGGCCAGGCCGCAGATTGCCGTCGCCGGAGTCGGCCCAGGCGTCCCGCCGTGGCCGCGGTCACCGCACCGACCGGCGTCGGGTTGCGCCGCCGCTCAGCTGCCCACTGCCGCCTGATCGAGTGCCTTGGCCTGACTCTGCCGGGGATCTTGGAGTTGCCCGGTGCGGAAGCCTGATCAGCGGGCATGCTCAGGCTGTTCCGAAGGCCAATGCAGTTGTCGAGGCACCCGTTGTCCCTCCGCCCCCGTTCCGGTGAGCAAGTCCCGTCTTTGACCGTGCAGACCGCGCGGGCGAGCAACCCGGGCGGCACGACGGCGATGTGGGTCAGGGACCGGCTGGACGGGCTGCGGTGCGATGAGGACTTCGCCGACTGGTACCCGCGCGACGGGCGCCCGGACCTCTCCCCCACCCAACTGGCCACCGTCTGCGTCCTGCAGTTCCTGCTCGACCTGTCGGACCGGCAGGCCGCCGAGGCGGTCCGCTGCCGCATCGACTCCACATACGCCCTGGCCATGGAGCTGGATGATCCCGGCTTCCACCACAGCGTGCTGGCCGACTTCCGTGAGCGCCTCACCCAGGGCGATGGTGCCGACGGCCTGTTCGATCTCGCGCTGGCCCCGGCTACGCCCGGTGTGTGGCGAGGCGGCTCAAGGACGCCGGGCTCGTACGTGAACGCGCACGTGCCCGGTCCGAACCGGGTGCACAACCTCCCGCGAAAGCGCCCGGAACGTGGGCTTCCCGCCGCGAGCACTCCGCGACCTGCAAGTACGCGTCCGCACCGATCAGCAAAGGCCCGGCCGGAAGGCCGCTACGTGGTCCGCTCCAAAGCAGAGGGCACCGTCAACGAGTTCGCCCATGGACACGGCAGGCGGGTGCAGATGACCTGGCAGAACTGGCTACGGACTGCGGGGTGCTGGCCCTGCCGGCTGGCCGCTTGGAGAGACGGACGTGGGACAGATCGAGCAGGGATTGGAGCGCGCGTTGCGCACCCGCCCCGTTCCTTCGAGCACCGAGGCACGCCTGCGATTTTTGCTAGCGGCGCACCCGGGTTCCACCCGGAGGGTCGCCGCCGTGCTGGGGGTGTCGCAGCGCACTGTGCAGCGGTGGGTGACGAAGAAGCCAGGAGCGCGTCGTCCGCCGGGTCCGATGCAGGTCCGGGCGATCGAGGAAGCGGTCCTGGCCCGATGGCAGCCCCGAATACGGGCCCGTCGGCGTGCACAGGCCGAAGCTAACGGGTTCGTCCTCCACACGAGGGCGCGATTCGGGTTCGCCGCGCCAGCAGGGTCTTCGGACGATCCGCGGGTGCGATGGATCACCCAGGACCTGCCGGGAGAGGTGGCCCGGGAGCTGTTCGCCGCTCGGGATGCCGGCGCGGGCGAGCAGCGGCAGACGGTGATACTCGCCCGTGCGCTGGGGCACGCCTACTTTCGCGAAGGGGGCCGCCGGGCCCACGGTCTGCACGTAGCTTTCAGCGACGTCGAGTTCGCCGACTTCTCGATCGGCTGAGTCTGCCCTGTCGAGCGAACGCGTCAGGGTGTTCAGCATCGTTAGGGCCTGACGCGACTGGCCGGCACCGCTTTGTACCTCTCAGCTTCCTGCCGCTCGCGCCAGTCCCACTCCACACGGCCGACCGGGCCTTGGCGGCGGGCCGCGGGCGGCTGGGGCGGGCGCAGTCTGGCCGTCTCCGCAACGCCCAGCAGGTGCGCACGGTCACCTGGCGCGGCGAGCAGTTCCTGGTCTTCGCCGGAGACGAGTCGGGTGAAGCAGGCCGCAGCCCGCAGGAAGATGCCTGCCCAGGGTGGTACGGGGTGGGCGGCGCAGCCGTCGGTGTAGCGGGCGCGGTCGTGCAGGGCGAGCGTGGCCACAGCGTCGTCGTAGTCGCGGGGGCGGGCGGTGGCGAGTTGCTGGAGGGAGGCGCCGGTGAACAGCGCGGCGGCGACTGCCGCGGCGAGGCGGGGATGTGCGGTCGCCGCGTGCAGCCGGTGAGCGACGCGCTGCGCGGTGGGCGCGGTGAGAGGCGCGGGCGGTGGGCGGTGCCGCCAGGCGATCGGCGGTGGCGTGCACGGGACGGCGCAGGGGCGGGGGCTGTCGTAGGAGACGAGGCGGTCCAATGCGGGCAGGGTGAGCCATCGGCTGGCCGGCCCGGTGGGCTCGTCTGCGGCCGGGGGCCCGCTGCCTCCAGATTTCGAACCAGCCTCACCACGGTGTCGCTATGGCTGCGTGACGCCGACGTCGCGAAGTCGTTCAACGACGCGGCTCCATATGCCGGAGCCTCGGAGATTTCAGATCCCCGGGGCTCCGTGGTCTTGCGGGCAGCGGCAGCGGTACTACATAAGCGTTCCGAGGGCCTGCTCCGCCATCTGGACGCCCATCGTGGCGGCCATGGTGATGCCGGCCTCCAGGAGCTTGTCCTTGAGCTGGGTGGTGAACTGCCGCAGACGGCCCGGCTCGGGGTTCTCCGAGGTCGCTTCGTCGTGGAGGTCCTGGGCGACGCGCTCCAGCTCCACGCGGTCCGGCTCGGGCATAGCCAGCGTGGGGCTGATCTGGCCGATGTACCCGGCCAGCTGGACGAACAGCGTCGGGTCGACGCCGTCGGTGTTGTTCTGGGTGAAGTGCTGCTGCTCGCCGATGATGACGCCCTTGGCGTTCGGCAGGTAGTTGTTGTACGTGGTTCCGGTACGCGCCGGGGTGGTGTGGTCTTGCACGCTTCCTCCAGACAGGGCGCAGCTGACGCCTTCGGGGGTGATGGCGACCGTGGCGGGGTCGGTGTCGATACGTTCGATGAGGTTGTGCTCCGCCAGGTAGCCGAGCGCCTGGTGCAGGTCGGTCCCGGATATTGCGGCACCGGCGAAGTACGCGGTGGTGGGCGCCAGGAACGGGGCCGGGTCGGTGGGCGACTGGTCGCCTGCCGTGTCGAACAGCCACCGCAGGAAGGCGTCCATGGTGTAGCGGAGCCTGGCGGCGCGGTCCTGCTGCAGCTTCTTCAGTCGGCTCACCGCGACGCGGCCCGCGTCGCTGAGGTGTACGTCGGGCGTTCCGCCCATGGTGCGTGCGATCTTGACCAGGTCGCGCTGTTCCAGCTCGAAGGCGAGCACGGACGGGTCCTCGCTGTCCAGCTGCTCTTCTTCGACGAACCGGGTCACGTCGACGTAGTGCGAGGGGTTCAGCCGGGCCTGTTCGTCTAGCCACATCAGGAGCCGGGCCATGATCGGGTTGCTTTCGACGGCGTCACGACCGGCCATGGAGACTCCTTCGACAGTCGCGTCCGTCTGGATCGGCACGCGGATCGGATTCCGCCGGGCTGCGCGCTCATAGCCCTTGGCGATCTCCTTGAGGTGTCTCTCGATCGCGCGCTGATCGATCTTGGGTTTCCGGGCCACGCTGCCCTCCTGTCTCAGGTACCTCGCGGCCAGCCTACGGAGGAGGTCTGACAATGGGCCGTCCGTTCCGTCGCGGTCATGACGGGTAGGTGGTGCCGACGACCGCACGGGCCGGTTGCGTGCCCAGTGCCCAGCGTTTGAGGTCACCGACGCGGCAGAGGAGTTTGGCACGGCGCTTGCCGCTGAAAGCCCGCAGCGGCGCCAGCGCTCAGCGGTACGAGTTGCACGCCCCGCCGTCATTCGGGAAGTCGGGGCGTTGGCGCACGCCCAGCACAGATCTACGGCAGGTGCTGTTCGTAGGCCTGGCGCAGGCCGACCAGAGCGTCGTCCTCCTCCTGGACGTCTGACCTGGCCGGGGCCTGCTCGGCAACAGACGCCGCCGGCTGCTGGGGCCGGCGCGGCATATGTGGCCCTCGCCACCCGGTGATGCAAGAGTTGATTGAGGTGCTAATGCTTAGGTCCAGGCGATGACGAAATGCTTAGTTTCTTTAAAGACGTAATCACCGAAGTTACTGCAGCGCTTATTATCTTCGTGCTTGGTGTAGTGGCTGGCAGACTCTGGGCACGCGTACGGCTCACCAGTCCAGCTCGCTGGTTCTGGGGATTTCCGCCTGGGAGTGAAGTCTTGATGTCCGCGAGCCTCTATCGCCATGATCTCAGCGAACACAAATCTTACATCCCGGCAGGCGACACCCTTGCAGTGGCTGCAGTAACGTCATTCTTGAAGCGGATTCACCCAAGACTCAAGCATGATTTCTATCTAGTGTCGTGTGAATGAAGTCCTTGGACGATGAACTGGGGTGCGGTTGAATGGCGTATGCCTGTCGCCCTGCCGTTGGCCGTGTCCGATGCGGACCGTAAGGTTCTGCGTTCGTGGGTCCGCTCGCCGTCGTCCCCGTCGGGGCTGGTGACGCGGGC
The nucleotide sequence above comes from Streptomyces sp. NL15-2K. Encoded proteins:
- a CDS encoding transposase; translated protein: MRARYRWEGVWGLVDHRAIRPRSVLGRADERVVAALREVLEAGRERTYAADLGITDESLRTWVRKENESQALTERREAGGSPAEELVRLRAQNARLLAETEWQLEREILRRAAAYFARWVK
- a CDS encoding MFS transporter, with the protein product MTDTLPPRSKTRDHSRRLRRTVAASTVGSIIEWYDFMLYGTVAALVFPTQFFPSSDPFAATMLTFSTFFVGFAARPIGAIVFGHLGDRAGRKAALISTLVLMGIGTVGVGLIPGYDSIGFWAPVLLVLMRALQGIGMGGEWGGAVLMAAESGDSRRRGFRIGFPQASAMFGVAMANTVVLVVGNVAGDAFVSWAWRLPFLASIVLVVLGFWMRKGIVETADFAVVKEAGTVHRAPVLSALRSHPWEITLGLFLKVGEMAAVFVFITFVFSYGTSVGKFDRELLLALVAGAAIISSLITPLMGALGDAFGPRRVYLVGAAGMAVICVVYFAAIKSGNPAAAAPVILVSLVPYAAMFASEASLITGLFPAQVRYSGSSLAFNLAGIIGGGPAPLIATAIAGRFDSPFALSAYLLVTVGLGVTAVILLGRREASRV
- a CDS encoding PDR/VanB family oxidoreductase, producing the protein MAARLEADAWPARGVRELTVVPVHRETFPRFVPGDHVHIQHGNGTRRDYSLIGPADDPSCYRIAIRRDDDGRGGSVLFHEELEVGDLLFVSYPQSGMRIDRTASHHVFVAGGIGVTAILGLLEGLPPGASSEIRYCVRHREHAAYLDVLQASGAEVILHESAAGGRLDVPALTAGLADDATVYCCGPEALMAEMAEAASRLHPDRVRCESFTGRVSAPGDRLGDSFEARLMLSEQVIHVAEDESLLQAMLRENVPVDYSCEGGACGSCVLEVVDGEIEHRDLCLSDEERGQSMAACVSRGKGAISVQA
- a CDS encoding MOSC domain-containing protein — translated: MDTTTCDEVADEPWRGEVLSIYVAEYAGVEMHALPAARLVAGVGVADDRYALGHGHYSYMWHPDRQLTLISQEVIDEVSRAIGEPVDGMELRRNIVTRGVPLNSLVGRCFAIGETIVYGGRLNVPCRYLERLIDKKVFEPLLGRSGLNCRILRGGTVRPGDVVRPLRPGEDSTIEAPATEPVEIDGASE
- a CDS encoding XRE family transcriptional regulator, yielding MSHAQAEDLEELAARTIAEHRRNRGLSLTTVATASGVSPAHLSRIERGERVPSLGVLLQLTQAYNVTLGELVGEHQPGSLTVRHSVARPHPPAAGVAYRPLLTQADPGIVQIVLVDIALGTKTPPSSHPGTECIFMLEGAVELSIGTKRWTLSAGDTIDFDSADEHVLRSVSGAARAMLVIISPVAAADAPTDR
- a CDS encoding transposase; this translates as MWVRDRLDGLRCDEDFADWYPRDGRPDLSPTQLATVCVLQFLLDLSDRQAAEAVRCRIDSTYALAMELDDPGFHHSVLADFRERLTQGDGADGLFDLALAPATPGVWRGGSRTPGSYVNAHVPGPNRVHNLPRKRPERGLPAASTPRPASTRPHRSAKARPEGRYVVRSKAEGTVNEFAHGHGRRVQMTWQNWLRTAGCWPCRLAAWRDGRGTDRAGIGARVAHPPRSFEHRGTPAIFASGAPGFHPEGRRRAGGVAAHCAAVGDEEARSASSAGSDAGPGDRGSGPGPMAAPNTGPSACTGRS
- a CDS encoding terminal protein Tpg-like protein, producing MRWITQDLPGEVARELFAARDAGAGEQRQTVILARALGHAYFREGGRRAHGLHVAFSDVEFADFSIG